One Lagopus muta isolate bLagMut1 chromosome 10, bLagMut1 primary, whole genome shotgun sequence DNA segment encodes these proteins:
- the UBL7 gene encoding ubiquitin-like protein 7, whose amino-acid sequence MAVSEWHIAVKLADQPLAPKSILRLPETELGECPLGGCSISHLKQLITGKLQESVPDPELIDLIYCGRKLRDDQTLEFYGIQSGSTVHVLRKSWPEPDQKPEPVDKVAAIREFRVLHTALHSSPAYRDAVFKMLGNKESLDQIIVATPGLSSDPVALGVLQDKDLFSVFADPSMLDTLIPAHPALVNAIVLVLHSVAGSTPLPAPETSSRAMSSGSYRDMPGGFLFEGLSDDEDDFHQSTRSTPSSSTSGSRPASLGYSGAAGPRPITQSELATALALASTPESSSHTPTPGTQGHSSGTSPMSSSVQSGTPITNDLFSQALQHALQASGQPSLQSQWQPQLQQLRDMGIHDDELSLRALQATGGDIQAALELIFAGGAL is encoded by the exons ATGGCCGTGTCCGAGTGGCACATCGCGGTGAAGCTGGCGGACCAGCCGCTGGCTCCCAAATCCATCTTACGCTTACCTGAGACGGAGCTCGGGGAGTGTCCCCTGGGCGGGTGCAGCATCTCCCACCTCAAGCAGCTGATCACCGGCAAGCTGCAGGAGTCCGTCCCGGACCCCGAGCTCATCG ATCTGATCTACTGTGGCCGTAAGCTGAGGGATGACCAGACGCTTGAATTTTATGGCATCCAGTCAGGCTCCACTGTCCATGTCCTACGCAAGTCCTGGCCTGAGCCTGATCAGAAACCAG aGCCAGTGGACAAGGTGGCAGCAATACGGGAGTTCCGTGTCCTTCACACAGCgctgcacagcagccctgcttaCAGAGATGCA GTGTTCAAAATGCTGGGGAACAAGGAGTCGTTGGATCAGATCATAGTTGCTACTCCTGGCCTCAGCAGTGACCCAGTCGCTTTGG GCGTCCTGCAGGACAAGGATCTCTTCTCAGTGTTTGCAGACCCCAGCATGTTGGACAC GTTAATACCGGCTCACCCTGCGCTCGTGAATGCCATTGTCCTCGTCCTGCACTCGGTGGCAGGCAGCACCCCGCTCCCAGCCCCAGAGACGTCCTCCCGTGCCATGTCCTCTGGCTCCTACCGTGACATGCCGG GTGGTTTTCTGTTTGAAGGTCTCTCTGACGATGAAGATGATTTTCACCAG AGCACGAGATCAACACCATCCAGCAGCACTTCTGGTTCCCGCCCAGCTTCCCTTGGTTACTCTGGGGCTGCTGGACCACGACCCATCACCCAGAGCGAGCTGGCAACTGCACTGGCACTGGCCAGCACCCCAGAGAGCAGCTCCCACACACCAACCCCTGGTACCCAG GGTCACTCCTCTGGGACCTCCCCTATGTCATCCAGTGTCCAGTCAGGAACACCCATCACCAACGACCTCTTCAGCCAGGCCTTGCAGCACGCCCTGCAGGCCTCAGGGCAGCCCAGTCTGCAG AGCCAGTGGCAGCCACAGCTTCAGCAACTGCGAGACATGGGCATACACGATGATGAGCTGAGTCTCCGGGCTCTGCAGGCTACTGGAGGGGACATTCAGGCTGCCTTGGAGCTCATCTTTGCTGGTGGGGCTCTCTAG